One window from the genome of Pedobacter schmidteae encodes:
- a CDS encoding phosphoadenylyl-sulfate reductase, with translation MKEKLTEIAGKIKGLDPVDALKFFAKEYPGKIVFSTSFGWEDQVITHMIFANDIPIEVFTLETGRLFPETYYVWNRTLEIYKKPIHAYFPQADALQAMVDKKGPSSFYESVENRKECCGIRKLEPLRRALKGNDVWVTGIRAEQSVNRHDMANLEWDEQNQMIKFHPIFFWSLDEIKAYIKENNIVYNTLHDKGFPSIGCAPCTRAVREGEDFRAGRWWWEDQSKKECGLHTAS, from the coding sequence ATGAAGGAAAAATTAACAGAAATAGCAGGAAAAATCAAAGGATTGGATCCGGTGGATGCACTGAAGTTTTTTGCAAAGGAATATCCGGGGAAAATTGTTTTTTCTACCAGTTTTGGCTGGGAAGATCAGGTGATTACCCATATGATTTTTGCCAATGATATTCCTATTGAGGTGTTTACCCTGGAAACAGGTCGCTTGTTTCCTGAAACCTATTATGTGTGGAACCGTACACTGGAAATTTATAAAAAGCCCATCCACGCTTATTTTCCGCAAGCGGATGCCTTGCAGGCCATGGTTGATAAAAAAGGACCAAGCAGTTTTTATGAATCGGTAGAAAACCGGAAAGAGTGCTGCGGGATCCGCAAATTGGAGCCTTTAAGAAGGGCGTTAAAGGGCAACGATGTTTGGGTAACCGGCATCAGGGCCGAGCAGTCGGTAAACAGACATGACATGGCCAACCTGGAATGGGACGAGCAAAACCAGATGATTAAGTTTCATCCGATCTTTTTCTGGTCGCTGGACGAGATCAAAGCATACATTAAAGAAAATAACATTGTTTACAATACCCTGCACGACAAAGGATTTCCAAGTATTGGTTGTGCCCCTTGTACCAGGGCTGTAAGAGAAGGAGAGGATTTTAGGGCCGGCCGTTGGTGGTGGGAAGATCAATCAAAAAAAGAATGTGGTTTACATACCGCATCGTAA
- a CDS encoding sulfate adenylyltransferase subunit 1 translates to MNILKFFTAGSVDDGKSTLIGRLLYDTDSILADQLEALQQSNRKNDDGTIDLAILTDGLRAEREQGITIDVAYKYFQTDKRKFIIADTPGHIQYTRNMVTGASTAKLAIILIDARNGVVEQTIRHSYLVSLLGIEHVVVCLNKMDMVDYSETLFTAITDKYKALAAELKLKDVNFIPVSALKGDNVVNESENMPWYKGRSLLHFLETVDVETGAESDLARMPVQWVVRPQTDELHDYRGYAGRIVSGEFNVNDKVTVLPSGSSSVIERIEIFDQQPAVAYAGQSVTLHLKDNIDISRGDVLVNSDHLPQNSQLIEADVCWMDARPLDESITYLLQHNSKITKCKIREIVYKVDINTLEKQQAYEFKLNDIGRMILKTADELAFDLYTDNKANGAAILIDSRTNLTVAALMFRAVAD, encoded by the coding sequence ATGAACATATTAAAGTTTTTTACAGCCGGGAGCGTTGATGATGGTAAGAGTACGCTGATAGGGAGGTTGTTATACGATACAGATTCCATTTTGGCCGACCAACTGGAAGCTTTACAACAAAGTAACCGTAAAAATGATGATGGAACAATTGACCTGGCTATTTTAACTGATGGCTTAAGGGCTGAGCGTGAACAAGGGATTACCATCGACGTGGCTTATAAATATTTCCAGACGGATAAACGCAAGTTCATTATTGCAGACACCCCCGGTCATATCCAGTATACCCGCAACATGGTTACCGGTGCGTCGACAGCTAAACTGGCCATCATTTTAATTGATGCAAGGAATGGCGTGGTAGAACAAACCATTCGTCACTCTTACTTAGTATCGCTATTGGGTATCGAACATGTAGTAGTTTGTTTGAATAAAATGGACATGGTAGACTATAGTGAGACTTTGTTTACCGCCATTACGGATAAATACAAAGCCCTGGCTGCAGAGCTAAAATTAAAAGATGTGAATTTTATTCCCGTAAGTGCTTTGAAAGGTGATAACGTGGTAAATGAATCGGAAAATATGCCTTGGTATAAAGGACGTAGCTTGCTGCATTTCCTGGAAACAGTTGATGTGGAAACAGGAGCAGAATCTGATTTAGCGCGTATGCCGGTGCAGTGGGTGGTAAGGCCTCAAACGGATGAGTTGCACGATTACCGCGGCTATGCCGGAAGGATTGTAAGCGGCGAATTTAATGTCAATGATAAGGTGACAGTTTTGCCCTCGGGTAGCAGTTCGGTTATTGAGCGGATTGAGATATTTGATCAGCAACCTGCAGTGGCTTATGCCGGACAATCGGTAACGCTTCACTTAAAGGATAATATTGACATCAGCAGGGGCGATGTATTGGTCAATTCAGACCATTTGCCTCAAAATTCGCAGCTGATTGAAGCCGATGTTTGCTGGATGGATGCCCGTCCGCTGGATGAAAGTATTACTTATTTACTACAGCACAATAGCAAAATAACCAAATGCAAAATCCGCGAGATTGTTTATAAAGTGGACATCAATACGCTTGAAAAACAACAAGCTTATGAATTTAAGCTAAATGACATCGGTAGAATGATTTTGAAGACTGCAGATGAGCTGGCCTTTGATTTATATACAGACAACAAAGCCAATGGCGCAGCTATATTAATTGACAGCAGAACAAACTTGACGGTTGCGGCTTTGATGTTCAGGGCAGTTGCAGACTAA
- the cobA gene encoding uroporphyrinogen-III C-methyltransferase, with protein sequence MIHEKNIYNREPKITLVGAGPGDPELLTIKGANALKAADVVLYDALVHEDILNYANPAAIKVYVGKRSGEHSYGQDAINKLMVDYALNYGHVVRLKGGDPFVFGRGYEELDFAAGYSIPVSVIPGLSSSISVPGLQQIPVTHRGLSESFWVVTGTTASGHISNDLYEAARSKATVVVLMGLGKLKEIVKLFQNEGKHQLPVAAIQSGSTENEKLAVGIVDTIVELVEEKGIKAPALLVFGEVVSLHPSFQPIRDFYQALKEEL encoded by the coding sequence ATGATCCACGAAAAAAATATTTACAATAGAGAACCAAAAATAACATTGGTAGGCGCTGGTCCGGGCGATCCGGAACTGTTGACCATCAAAGGTGCCAATGCGCTGAAAGCTGCTGATGTGGTTTTGTATGATGCTTTGGTGCACGAGGATATCCTGAATTATGCCAACCCTGCTGCCATTAAAGTGTATGTGGGTAAAAGATCAGGCGAGCATTCGTATGGTCAGGATGCCATCAATAAACTGATGGTAGACTATGCGCTAAACTATGGACACGTAGTAAGATTAAAAGGTGGTGATCCTTTTGTTTTTGGCAGAGGATATGAAGAACTTGATTTCGCTGCCGGATACAGTATTCCGGTTTCGGTAATTCCTGGTTTGTCCAGCTCTATTTCGGTGCCGGGCTTGCAACAGATTCCGGTAACTCACCGTGGCTTAAGCGAGAGCTTTTGGGTAGTAACAGGCACTACGGCTTCGGGACATATCTCTAACGATTTGTACGAGGCAGCACGTTCTAAAGCTACAGTGGTGGTATTGATGGGCCTGGGTAAACTGAAAGAGATTGTTAAATTGTTTCAGAACGAAGGTAAACATCAATTGCCAGTTGCGGCAATACAAAGCGGATCGACCGAAAACGAAAAACTGGCCGTTGGAATTGTAGATACCATTGTGGAACTGGTAGAGGAAAAGGGTATTAAAGCCCCTGCATTGCTGGTTTTTGGCGAGGTGGTTTCTTTGCATCCCTCATTTCAGCCAATCAGAGATTTTTATCAGGCACTTAAAGAAGAATTGTAG
- a CDS encoding glucose-1-phosphate adenylyltransferase yields MTDNVLGVILGGGQGSRLAPLTQTRSKPAVPIGGKYRLVDIPISNCLNSGIHRMFVLTQFNSASLNKHIKNTYHFSHFSSAFVDILAAEQTPDNPTWFQGTADAVRQTMHHLLNHEFEYALILSGDQLYQMDFNKMVQEHVNKGAEVSIATIPVTAKDATDFGILKVNEESFITSFIEKPAAALLPDWSSDTGPEMQAEGRDYLASMGIYIFNRDLLVRILHDNPDEKDFGKEIIPRAMAHNKVLSFQYEGYWTDIGNISSFFEANLGLTDDIPKFNLFDAHQSIFTRARMLPPSKILGTTLNKAVISEGCILQAKEISHAVIGIRARIGNDTVIENAYIMGSDRYQTLLEIQEETAKNKPLIGIGDRCKIVNALIDKNCRIGNDVQIIGGDHLPDGDHPLYTVKDGIVVVKKGAVIPNGTVI; encoded by the coding sequence ATGACTGACAATGTATTGGGGGTGATCCTTGGCGGTGGCCAGGGCTCAAGGCTGGCGCCATTAACGCAAACACGCTCTAAACCGGCGGTACCGATAGGGGGGAAATATCGTTTAGTAGACATTCCAATTTCCAATTGCCTCAACTCGGGCATACACAGGATGTTTGTACTTACTCAGTTTAATTCTGCATCGCTAAACAAGCACATTAAAAACACCTATCATTTTAGTCATTTCAGCTCTGCTTTTGTTGATATACTTGCGGCCGAACAAACCCCGGATAACCCAACCTGGTTTCAAGGGACGGCCGATGCGGTGCGACAAACCATGCATCACTTGCTGAATCATGAATTTGAGTATGCTTTGATCCTGTCAGGAGATCAGCTGTACCAGATGGATTTCAATAAAATGGTGCAGGAGCATGTAAACAAAGGGGCAGAAGTAAGTATTGCTACTATCCCTGTGACTGCAAAAGATGCCACCGACTTTGGAATTTTAAAAGTAAATGAAGAAAGCTTTATCACTTCATTTATTGAAAAACCTGCTGCAGCATTACTGCCTGATTGGTCTTCGGACACAGGTCCCGAAATGCAGGCCGAAGGACGTGATTACCTGGCCTCAATGGGTATTTATATCTTTAACAGAGATCTGTTGGTCAGGATTTTACATGACAACCCTGATGAAAAGGATTTTGGTAAAGAGATTATCCCAAGGGCAATGGCACACAATAAGGTGCTGAGTTTTCAATATGAAGGTTACTGGACAGATATTGGTAATATTTCTTCGTTTTTTGAAGCCAATTTGGGCCTTACTGATGATATCCCTAAGTTCAATTTGTTTGATGCACACCAAAGCATATTTACCAGGGCAAGGATGTTGCCTCCGTCAAAAATATTGGGTACAACATTAAATAAGGCGGTGATTTCGGAAGGTTGTATTTTACAGGCCAAAGAAATTTCGCACGCAGTGATTGGCATTCGTGCCAGGATAGGTAATGATACCGTAATAGAAAATGCTTACATTATGGGTAGCGACCGGTACCAGACATTGTTGGAAATACAGGAAGAAACTGCAAAAAATAAACCTTTAATTGGTATTGGCGATAGGTGCAAAATTGTAAATGCATTGATAGATAAGAATTGCCGGATAGGCAACGATGTCCAGATTATTGGTGGCGATCATTTGCCTGATGGCGATCATCCGCTTTATACCGTTAAGGATGGTATTGTGGTGGTTAAAAAAGGTGCGGTGATTCCAAACGGAACGGTAATCTGA
- a CDS encoding HEPN domain-containing protein — MQSFRTELENPIVEKDIIDLEKKIRAFREGKIHDEKFRSLRLARGIYGQRQPGVQMIRIKLPFGKVTFKQILRISDVSDKYASRNLHLTTRQDIQIHYVSLDRTPELWEELEQDDVTIREACGNTVRNVTSSPDAGISPNEPFDVSPYAHAFFSYFLRNPICQEMGRKIKFSFSSDDRDTAYSYIHDLGFIPKINEQGERGFKVLLGGGLGAQPFLAELVHEFLHEDQIIPYAEAMLRVFDRYGERTNRNKARLKYLVQKLGLEEVVRLIEEERIANKVKSFKIDRDAVTQPQAPELVDYPVLDVVNTLDYKHWRATNVVAQKQEGFFAVYIKVTKGDIPTEDARKLIEAIRPYVADEIRVTQNQGLMLKFAREAALPALFVALKELGFAKPGFDGLGDVTTCPGTDTCNLGISNSMSLSVALEDVIYEEYPELIYDKDIKIKISGCMNSCGQHGLAHIGFHGSSVKANGKVVPAVQVMLGGGTVGNGLGRVAERVIKAPSKRATDVLRTILDDFAANSLDNESFHAYYDRQTKDYFYQMLKPLADLTNLKDEEFVDWGHEGIFIPAIGVGECAGVVIDLVATLLLESEEKLEWAKASYAAGAWSDAIYHTYAVYVSIAKALLLDKGVNSSTQIGVIREFDNQYVQTGEVKLNGTFNDLVLQINKNEPTEAFATAYLQSVEAFYNDVKGLREEKVS; from the coding sequence ATGCAAAGTTTTAGGACAGAGTTAGAGAACCCTATTGTCGAAAAAGACATCATTGATCTTGAAAAAAAGATCAGAGCTTTTCGCGAAGGTAAAATCCATGATGAGAAATTCAGAAGTCTGCGTCTGGCACGTGGAATTTATGGTCAGCGACAGCCTGGTGTTCAAATGATCCGCATTAAGTTGCCTTTTGGTAAGGTAACTTTTAAACAGATCCTGCGCATTTCTGATGTCTCTGATAAATACGCAAGCCGGAACCTGCACCTGACCACCCGTCAGGATATCCAGATCCATTATGTGAGTTTAGACAGAACACCTGAATTATGGGAGGAACTGGAGCAGGATGATGTAACCATCCGTGAAGCTTGCGGAAATACGGTCAGAAATGTGACTTCATCGCCTGATGCGGGAATTAGTCCGAACGAGCCTTTTGATGTATCACCTTATGCACATGCGTTTTTCAGCTACTTTTTGCGTAATCCCATCTGCCAGGAAATGGGCCGGAAAATTAAGTTTTCTTTCTCGTCGGACGATAGGGATACGGCCTATAGTTATATTCACGATCTGGGTTTTATTCCTAAAATAAATGAGCAGGGTGAGCGTGGTTTTAAAGTTTTATTGGGTGGAGGATTAGGTGCACAGCCATTTTTGGCCGAGCTGGTACATGAGTTTTTACACGAAGATCAGATTATTCCTTATGCAGAAGCAATGCTACGGGTGTTTGATCGCTATGGCGAAAGAACAAACCGCAACAAGGCCCGCTTAAAATACCTGGTACAAAAACTGGGTTTGGAAGAAGTGGTAAGACTGATTGAGGAAGAACGCATCGCTAATAAAGTTAAATCTTTTAAAATTGACAGGGATGCGGTTACACAGCCACAGGCTCCGGAACTGGTCGATTACCCGGTACTGGATGTGGTAAATACCCTTGATTATAAACACTGGCGTGCCACCAATGTGGTTGCACAGAAACAGGAAGGCTTTTTTGCGGTATACATTAAAGTAACCAAAGGGGATATCCCTACCGAAGATGCCCGCAAGCTAATAGAAGCCATTCGCCCTTATGTGGCTGATGAAATCAGGGTAACCCAAAACCAAGGCCTGATGCTGAAATTTGCGCGAGAGGCAGCTTTGCCAGCACTATTCGTAGCGTTGAAAGAACTGGGCTTTGCCAAACCGGGTTTTGACGGTTTGGGCGATGTAACCACCTGCCCGGGTACCGATACTTGTAACCTGGGGATATCTAACTCCATGTCGCTATCGGTGGCTTTGGAAGATGTGATTTATGAGGAATATCCGGAACTGATTTACGATAAAGACATCAAAATTAAAATCAGTGGTTGCATGAACTCCTGCGGACAGCATGGTTTAGCACATATTGGTTTCCACGGTAGCTCGGTTAAAGCGAACGGAAAAGTGGTACCTGCGGTACAGGTGATGTTGGGCGGCGGAACGGTTGGTAACGGCCTGGGCAGGGTAGCAGAGCGGGTAATTAAAGCACCTTCTAAACGTGCTACCGATGTGCTTAGGACTATACTTGACGACTTTGCAGCCAATAGCCTGGATAACGAAAGTTTCCACGCTTATTACGACAGGCAGACCAAAGATTATTTCTATCAGATGTTAAAGCCTTTGGCGGATTTGACCAATTTGAAAGACGAAGAGTTTGTTGACTGGGGCCATGAAGGCATATTTATTCCGGCCATTGGGGTTGGTGAGTGTGCTGGTGTGGTGATTGACCTGGTAGCTACTTTGCTGCTGGAGTCGGAAGAAAAGCTGGAATGGGCAAAGGCTTCTTATGCCGCCGGTGCCTGGTCGGACGCCATTTACCACACCTATGCAGTTTATGTAAGCATAGCGAAAGCTTTGTTGCTGGATAAGGGAGTGAACAGCAGTACGCAAATAGGCGTAATCCGCGAGTTTGATAATCAATATGTGCAAACAGGTGAAGTAAAACTGAACGGTACATTTAATGACCTGGTATTGCAAATTAATAAAAATGAGCCTACTGAAGCATTTGCAACAGCTTACTTGCAGTCGGTAGAGGCTTTTTATAACGATGTAAAAGGATTAAGGGAGGAGAAAGTATCATGA
- a CDS encoding glycogen synthase: MEIIHLSAECYPIAKVGGLGDVVGALPKYQNKLGHIAKVVMPAYQTKFMQENEFEVVYDGWGKLGFHNFAVRIFREKTNKLGFDLFLVHIAGLLDRENVYGYADDTERFLAYQIAVLDWIAQWEHTPDVIHCHDHHTGLVPFMAAYCQQFRKLSQVPTVLTIHNAQYQGQFGWDKLHYIPPFDLWKSGQLDWRGAINPLASAIKCAWRVTTVSPSYLDEISFSANGLEELLASERSKSFGILNGIDNEVWNPEKDPMLKKNYSLRTVEAGKKANKASLCETFNLDPEKPLFTFIGRLVGEKGADLLPEIFYNALNRYNNQINILVLGSGDPQVEGRLVQLKDAFPGNYNVYIGYNELLSHQIYAGADFLLMPSRVEPCGLNQMYALRYGTIPIVRRIGGLKDTVIDIGDGGFGICHDQTSVWDVGHAIGRAFDFYENAKQIKEIRKFIMPLDHSWDKAAQQYIDLYQI; the protein is encoded by the coding sequence ATGGAGATTATACACCTCAGTGCAGAATGCTATCCTATAGCTAAAGTTGGTGGTTTGGGTGATGTTGTTGGGGCCTTGCCAAAGTATCAGAATAAGCTTGGGCATATCGCAAAGGTGGTTATGCCTGCCTATCAGACCAAATTTATGCAGGAAAATGAATTTGAGGTCGTTTATGATGGATGGGGCAAACTCGGCTTCCATAATTTTGCAGTAAGGATATTCAGAGAAAAAACCAACAAACTAGGTTTCGACTTATTTCTGGTGCATATTGCCGGATTGCTGGACAGAGAAAATGTTTATGGATATGCAGACGATACAGAACGTTTTCTGGCTTACCAGATTGCTGTGTTGGACTGGATAGCCCAATGGGAGCATACACCTGATGTAATCCATTGTCATGACCATCATACCGGACTGGTTCCTTTTATGGCTGCTTATTGTCAGCAATTCCGAAAGCTAAGTCAGGTTCCCACAGTTTTAACCATACACAACGCACAGTACCAGGGCCAGTTTGGCTGGGATAAATTACATTATATTCCACCTTTTGATCTTTGGAAATCGGGCCAGCTGGATTGGAGAGGTGCTATAAACCCACTGGCGTCGGCCATTAAATGCGCCTGGCGGGTAACAACGGTTTCGCCTAGTTATCTGGATGAAATCAGTTTCAGCGCAAACGGACTGGAAGAGCTGCTGGCCAGCGAACGCAGCAAATCATTTGGTATCCTCAATGGAATAGATAATGAAGTGTGGAATCCGGAAAAAGATCCCATGCTGAAGAAAAATTATAGCCTTCGGACAGTTGAAGCTGGTAAAAAGGCAAATAAGGCATCGCTCTGTGAGACTTTTAACCTTGATCCTGAAAAACCCTTATTCACTTTTATAGGGCGTTTGGTAGGCGAAAAGGGTGCAGATCTGCTCCCGGAGATATTTTACAATGCTTTAAACCGGTACAATAACCAAATCAATATTTTAGTGTTGGGGTCCGGAGACCCGCAGGTAGAGGGACGTTTGGTTCAGCTAAAGGATGCATTTCCCGGAAATTACAACGTGTATATTGGGTATAATGAATTGTTGTCGCACCAGATTTATGCCGGGGCCGACTTTTTGCTGATGCCCAGCAGGGTAGAGCCATGTGGACTAAATCAGATGTATGCCTTAAGGTACGGAACCATTCCAATTGTACGACGAATAGGCGGGTTAAAAGACACTGTAATTGATATTGGCGATGGTGGTTTTGGCATTTGTCATGACCAGACCAGCGTATGGGATGTGGGACATGCCATAGGAAGGGCATTTGACTTTTATGAAAATGCAAAACAAATAAAAGAAATACGTAAGTTTATAATGCCGCTGGATCATTCATGGGATAAGGCAGCGCAGCAATATATAGATCTATACCAAATATAA
- a CDS encoding TSUP family transporter, with protein MEGNQLFPVFIKLNTIHTLLVGAGPVGLEKLTAILGNSPDANVTVIGQEVLPEVKQLVAKHERVSILKRAFHTADLDGVDLVVAATNNEELNQQIREEANRKNLLVNFADKPELCNFYLGSIVKKGDLKIAISTNGKSPTIAKRLKEVLNDSLPLELNDTLHHMSALRNTLNGDFASKVKRLNEVTASLVEGKAAVVALEAESVEEKSKINKMKWLVWLAIIFSFAIVVTAFWHKEPEFQAFVVDINPMFYWFLIGGFIFAMIDGAIGMSYGVTSTSFSLAMGVPPASASMGVHLSEILSNGIAGWMHYRFGNVNWKLFKLLLIPGIIGAVTGAYLLSSLEHYSNYTKPVVSLYTLILGCVILSKAYQSHRKNGVRKNKIKKISLLGLFGGFIDAVGGGGWGSIVLSSLIAGGRNARFSLGTVKITRFFIALMSSLTFITMLNGAHWEAVGGLVIGSALAAPIAAKVSNRISAKTIMVAVGILVVLVSLRSIINFILKIV; from the coding sequence ATGGAAGGCAACCAATTATTTCCTGTCTTCATTAAACTCAATACCATCCATACTTTATTGGTTGGTGCAGGGCCTGTTGGGCTCGAAAAGTTAACCGCCATTTTGGGTAATAGTCCGGATGCAAACGTAACGGTGATAGGCCAGGAGGTGTTGCCCGAAGTAAAGCAACTGGTAGCGAAGCACGAGAGGGTAAGCATTTTAAAGCGCGCATTTCATACTGCAGATTTGGATGGCGTTGACCTGGTAGTTGCGGCAACCAACAACGAAGAGCTGAATCAGCAAATCAGAGAAGAGGCTAACCGCAAAAATTTACTGGTCAACTTTGCCGATAAACCTGAACTATGCAATTTTTACCTGGGCTCGATTGTAAAGAAAGGCGACCTTAAAATAGCCATTTCTACCAATGGAAAGTCACCCACCATTGCCAAAAGGTTAAAGGAAGTGTTGAACGACAGTTTGCCTTTGGAGCTGAACGATACTTTGCATCACATGTCGGCACTTAGAAATACATTGAATGGTGATTTTGCCTCTAAAGTAAAAAGGCTGAATGAAGTAACCGCCTCGCTGGTGGAAGGAAAAGCTGCGGTTGTTGCGCTGGAAGCCGAGTCTGTTGAAGAGAAATCGAAAATAAACAAAATGAAATGGCTGGTTTGGCTGGCCATCATATTTTCCTTTGCCATTGTAGTAACGGCTTTTTGGCATAAGGAGCCCGAATTTCAGGCTTTTGTAGTGGACATTAACCCGATGTTCTACTGGTTTTTAATTGGCGGGTTTATTTTTGCCATGATTGACGGGGCAATTGGTATGTCGTACGGGGTAACCAGTACTTCATTTTCGCTGGCCATGGGCGTGCCACCAGCTTCGGCTAGCATGGGTGTTCATTTATCCGAAATTTTAAGTAATGGTATAGCAGGTTGGATGCATTATCGCTTTGGTAATGTTAACTGGAAATTGTTTAAGCTGTTGCTTATTCCTGGTATTATTGGGGCCGTAACTGGTGCTTATTTATTGTCGTCATTAGAGCATTACAGCAATTACACCAAGCCGGTTGTATCGTTGTATACTTTAATATTGGGCTGTGTAATTTTATCAAAGGCCTATCAGAGCCACCGCAAAAACGGAGTAAGGAAAAATAAAATTAAAAAGATCTCTTTACTGGGGCTGTTTGGTGGTTTTATTGATGCCGTTGGTGGCGGTGGTTGGGGCTCCATTGTATTGTCCAGCTTAATTGCAGGAGGACGGAACGCGCGTTTCTCTTTAGGAACTGTAAAAATTACCCGCTTTTTTATTGCGTTGATGAGCTCGCTTACTTTTATCACCATGTTAAACGGAGCACATTGGGAGGCTGTTGGCGGATTGGTTATCGGCAGTGCATTGGCAGCGCCTATTGCAGCAAAGGTTTCTAACCGAATCTCGGCCAAGACGATTATGGTTGCCGTTGGTATCCTGGTGGTTTTAGTCAGCCTGCGTAGCATCATCAACTTTATCCTCAAAATAGTATAG
- the cysD gene encoding sulfate adenylyltransferase subunit CysD, with protein MSKYNLDYLDELEAEAIHILREVAGQFEKPALLFSGGKDSITLVRLAEKAFRPGKFPFPLVHIDTGHNFEETIIYRDKMVERLGEKLIIGSVQESIDQGKVVEQTGKNASRNALQTVTLLDTIALHGFDACIGGARRDEEKARAKERIFSVRDEFGQWDPKRQRPELWNIYNGKIHKGENVRVFPISNWTELDVWNYIKRENIDLPSIYFAHERDVITRNGQLMAASPFLNMDQDDVVEHKKVRFRTVGDMSCTAAVESDADQIDIIIAEISASKISERGARMDDKVSEAAMEDRKKGGYF; from the coding sequence ATGAGTAAGTATAATTTAGATTATTTAGACGAATTAGAGGCCGAGGCAATTCACATTTTACGTGAGGTTGCAGGGCAGTTTGAGAAACCCGCTTTGTTGTTTTCGGGCGGTAAGGATTCTATTACATTGGTTAGACTGGCCGAAAAAGCTTTCAGACCCGGTAAATTCCCTTTTCCATTGGTACACATTGATACTGGTCATAATTTTGAAGAGACAATTATTTACCGTGATAAAATGGTTGAACGGTTAGGCGAAAAATTGATCATCGGCAGCGTGCAGGAATCTATTGATCAGGGAAAAGTGGTAGAACAAACGGGCAAAAATGCCAGCAGAAATGCTTTGCAAACAGTAACCTTGTTAGATACCATCGCCCTGCATGGTTTTGATGCCTGTATTGGTGGTGCCCGCAGGGATGAAGAAAAAGCCCGTGCCAAAGAGCGTATTTTTTCGGTAAGGGACGAATTTGGTCAATGGGATCCTAAACGTCAACGCCCGGAATTGTGGAACATCTATAACGGAAAGATCCATAAAGGTGAAAATGTAAGGGTATTCCCAATCAGCAACTGGACCGAGCTGGATGTGTGGAATTACATCAAAAGGGAAAATATTGATTTGCCGTCTATTTATTTTGCGCACGAAAGAGATGTGATTACCCGCAATGGTCAGCTGATGGCCGCTTCTCCGTTTTTAAATATGGACCAGGATGATGTGGTAGAGCATAAAAAAGTAAGGTTCCGTACGGTAGGAGATATGAGCTGTACAGCAGCAGTGGAGTCGGATGCCGATCAGATTGATATCATCATTGCCGAGATCAGCGCTTCTAAAATCAGCGAACGCGGTGCCCGTATGGATGATAAGGTATCGGAAGCGGCGATGGAAGACCGCAAAAAAGGTGGGTATTTTTAA
- a CDS encoding CDP-alcohol phosphatidyltransferase family protein, which yields MSIPYLLILFRLLLAPVILFLGYQWGSESRFLILVLMYLGLLSDIFDGIIARKQGVSTEKMRRLDSQTDLVFWVAVAISCYLIYPQEILQKIIGIALLISMEAMCYAVSIIKFGKETCTHAFVSKMWGLTLLAAFTSLLGFEYGGWSLNVTIAVGLISHIDVLLIILLLPKWTHDIPSFYHAYLIRAGRTFKKSKYLNS from the coding sequence ATGAGTATACCTTATCTATTGATTTTATTCAGGCTGCTTTTGGCGCCTGTAATATTATTTTTAGGTTATCAATGGGGATCAGAAAGCCGATTTCTGATCCTCGTTTTAATGTACCTGGGCTTGCTGTCGGATATATTTGATGGTATCATTGCCCGAAAGCAAGGAGTATCTACTGAAAAAATGCGACGGTTGGATAGTCAAACGGATCTGGTTTTCTGGGTAGCAGTTGCCATTAGTTGTTACCTGATTTATCCTCAGGAAATCCTGCAGAAAATAATCGGTATTGCCTTGCTGATCTCCATGGAGGCCATGTGTTATGCCGTAAGTATCATCAAATTTGGAAAAGAAACCTGTACGCATGCTTTTGTGTCAAAAATGTGGGGACTTACACTTTTGGCTGCGTTTACCTCATTGCTAGGCTTTGAGTACGGCGGTTGGTCGTTAAATGTAACCATCGCTGTAGGATTAATCTCTCATATTGATGTACTGCTGATTATTTTGCTTTTGCCAAAATGGACACACGATATTCCAAGTTTTTATCATGCTTATTTAATCAGAGCCGGACGTACATTTAAAAAGAGTAAATATTTAAATAGCTAG